TCAAAACCAGTCTTTAAAGTAAATAATGAAATCACTCCTGAACATCTGGAGAATCCTCCTCAAATGCAGGAAGTTCCTAATCAAGCAAAAAAATTAGAAGTGCCTCCGACACCCCAGAAAAAAGGGATGTTTGGATTTATGAAAAAGAGTAAATAACAATATACTCTCATTATAGTCAATAGATAAATATTTTTTAACCATAGCAGGTGGTGTGTAGGGGATAGATGTGGAAGAAAATGTACAAAGTAATGTTGAAATTTTAGATAATTATCAATTAAATGTAAATAATATTCTGGTAGATATTAAAATAGAATTTTCCGAAGAAGACACCGTGCCAAGATACGTGGTTAATATTACCAACATGAGTAAAATGACCACCTTAATTCTTGAAAAAATACGAGAAGAATTTATTTCTCAAGTAGGAACTGGCGTTACAGAATTAACTGAAGCTGGGGGCATTGAAGTCATTAAAGTGCAGTTTAAAAACGAGTTAGGCAGTCTTCTTAAAAAATATTTTCCTAACGCAGACCAGCGCACTAAAGATATGCTGATTAATTATGTTATCGAGCAGAATCTTGGATTAGGCAATGTTGAAATTCTCTTAAAAGATAAGAATATTGAAGAAATTGTTATCAACGGTTCAAAAGATTCTATTTGGATTTATCACAAGCGCCATGCGTGGCTGAAAACAAACATTGTTATTCCGCGTGAAGAAAGAATACGGCATTTTGCTACTATGATTGGAAGAGATGTGAACAAAGAAATAACTATTCTTAATCCTTTAATGGACGCGCATTTGAAAACAGGGGACAGGGTAAATGCAACATTGCTGCCAATCTCTTCTTTTGGGAATACTATTACTATCAGAAAATTTGCTGAAGAGCCATGGACCGTCGTAGATTTTATTAAGTCAGGAACTTTTGATTATAATGCTGCAGCGTTAGTGTGGCTGTGCATGCAGAATGAATTATCAGTGCTTGTCGTAGGAGGTACAGGTTCAGGAAAAACTTCGATGCTTAATGTAGTTTCAAGTTTTATGCCTCCCAATCAAAGGATAATTTCTATTGAAGATACCCGTGAGCTTCGTTTGCCAAAAACATTGCATTGGGTGCCTATGGAAACACGTTTGCCTAATCCTGAAGGCAAAGGCGGGATTTCAATGTTAGACCTTGTTGTTAATTCTTTAAGGATGAGGCCGGATAGAATTATCATGGGAGAAATTAGAAGGCAGGCAGAAGCAGAAGTTCTTTTCGAGGCAATGCATACAGGGCATTCAGTCTATGGCACCTTTCACGCAAACGATGCTGACGAAACTATTACAAGGCTTACAAACCCGCCTATTAACATTCCTCCTCTGGTGCTTCCTTCATTAAGCGCTCTTTTAGTGCAAAATCGAAACAGACGCACGAATAAAAGAAGAACCTTTCAGTTTGCAGAAATTCTTCCTAATGGAAAGCCAAATATAGTGCTGCAGCATAATCCTATCACTGATAAGCTGGAAAAAGTAGGGAATT
This genomic interval from Candidatus Woesearchaeota archaeon contains the following:
- a CDS encoding CpaF family protein encodes the protein MEENVQSNVEILDNYQLNVNNILVDIKIEFSEEDTVPRYVVNITNMSKMTTLILEKIREEFISQVGTGVTELTEAGGIEVIKVQFKNELGSLLKKYFPNADQRTKDMLINYVIEQNLGLGNVEILLKDKNIEEIVINGSKDSIWIYHKRHAWLKTNIVIPREERIRHFATMIGRDVNKEITILNPLMDAHLKTGDRVNATLLPISSFGNTITIRKFAEEPWTVVDFIKSGTFDYNAAALVWLCMQNELSVLVVGGTGSGKTSMLNVVSSFMPPNQRIISIEDTRELRLPKTLHWVPMETRLPNPEGKGGISMLDLVVNSLRMRPDRIIMGEIRRQAEAEVLFEAMHTGHSVYGTFHANDADETITRLTNPPINIPPLVLPSLSALLVQNRNRRTNKRRTFQFAEILPNGKPNIVLQHNPITDKLEKVGNFQVITKTLKLFAGITPEDMQKDIEEKIRVLKYLVDNEIKDLNSIGLIMSKYYLGKLKIN